CCCAGCAGGTGTTCTCGGCTTCTGAAGAACAGACAGCAGTTATGCAGGAAATATCAGCTTCGACAGACAATCTAAGAGCGAAATCATCCGAGCTTCGTAGTAAAGCTGATTATTTCCGGTCATAATAGTTATGGCATTCAGCTGCATGTATTACGTTACATAGATTAGCTATTCCCAAGGTTGAAGGGCCGAGGGGATAGCTTTTTTTTGCAAAACCTTGACAAATCCGATATATACAATCATAATGATAATATCAAATCGACATTATATATAAAAATTAATGATACAAGGAGCGTGCCCAGATGAAGGCTATTATTGTCATTGACTACACGGTGGACTTTGTAGTGGGAAATCTACCGGTCGGACAGCCCGGAATAGATATTGAACAACGAATTGTACAGCTAACAAAGCAGTTCGCTGAGCAAAAGGACTTCATTGTTATGGCCGTTGATTTACATGAGGAGGAAGATGTATTTCATCCCGAAACGAAGCTTTTTCCGCCGCACAATATTCGAGGAACAGCTGGAAGAGACCTTTATGGACAGTTAGGAAGCTGGTACTCTGACAACAAGCAATTGGTTTATTGGATGGATAAAACGAGATATAGTGCATTTTGTGGAACTGATCTAGAGTTACAGCTCCGCACAAGGGGGATTGAAGAGATTCATCTTGTGGGAGTATGTACGGATATCTGTGTTTTGCATACTGCCGTAGATGCTTACAATAAGGGCTTCCGAATTGTTATTCACCAGGATGCAGTAGCTAGCTTTAATCAGCCTGGGCACGACTGGGCTATCGGTCATTTCGAACAAACGCTTGGCGCAACGGTCGTAAGCAAGTAATAGCTAGTCATTATTTTACAAACTCATACTGCAATGGAGAGTGACCCCCATGAACGAAACTAACTTAACACTTCATACCGACAAATATCAAATAAATATGATGTATGCCCACTGGAAGCAAGGCTCGATGAACGAGAAGGTTGTGTTCGAGGCCTATTTCCGCAAGCTCCCCTTTGGAAATGGTTATGCCGTCTTCGCGGGATTGGAGCGGATGGTTAAATACATCAGCAGTTTAGCCTTTGGTGACGATGAAATTGCATTTTTGCGCACACAGGAAGAGCAATATGAAGAGGAATTCTTTGAGGAGCTAAGAAGGTTTCGTTTCACAGGAAATCTATTTGCTATGCAAGAGGGCACGCTTGTCTTTCCTAATGAGCCACTTTTTCGGATAGAAGCAAGAGTGTTCGAGGCACAGCTAATTGAGACAGCCATGCTCAATTTTATGAACTATCAAACGTTGATTGCGACGAAGGCGTCAAGAATACAGCGGGTAGCTAAGGGTGATAAGCTGCTTGAATTCGGAACGAGACGGGCGCAGGAAGCGGATGCAGCGGTTTGGGGAGCAAGGGCTACCTATATAGCCGGGTTTCATGCTACATCTAATATGCGTGCAGGAATGATGTTTGGAATCCCGACCTCTGGTACTCATGCTCATGCTTGGATTCAAGGACATGATTCTGAGGTGGAGGCTTTTCGTAAATATGCGGAAGTGATGCCTGATCATGTTACTCTGCTAGTTGATACGTATGATACGTTGAAAAGTGGTGTTCCGAACGCGATCATAATCGCCAAGGAGCTGGAACAGCGCGGTAAGAAATTAAAGGGCATTCGCTTAGATAGCGGAGATCTAGCTTATTTATCAAAGCGGGCAAGAGCTATGCTGGATGAGGCACAGCTACCTTATGTGAAAATTGTTGCATCGAATGATCTGGACGAGAACATTATTTCTGAGCTTAAAGCCCAAGGAGCCAAAATCGATATTTGGGGCGTAGGAACTCAGTTAATTACTGCTTTCGATCAGCCTTCGTTAGGCGGAGTCTACAAGCTAGTCGCTCGTGAGAAGGAAGAAGGATATGTACCTGTAATTAAGATTTCGGGTAATCCTGAGAAAATATCAAATCCAGGTATTAAAGAAGTGTTCCGGATCATCAACAAGCAAACGGGGATGGCGGAAGCAGACTACATGAGCTTGCCTGATGAATCGGACTTCCCGAACGGCGAGGCTATCAAGCTAGTTGACCCTCTTCATCCTCATATGGTTAAAAAGATTGAAAGCTATGAGGCCATACCTCTACTACAGCCGATATTCAAAAATGGAAAGCTTGAATATCGTTTGCCAAGCTTAGAGGAAATACGCAGCTATCATCAGAAGCAAATGGCGTTATTCTGGCCCGAATATTTGCGAAAGCTTAATCCGGAGATGTACCGAATCAACTTTAGTCCGGCAATTTTGGAGCTGAGAATGAAATTATTGAAACAATATCAGCATTAGTAACGTACTATCAACTAGGCTTGTTCAGTAATGACATAAATAACACAAACCACGAGACTTGGTGAAAGCAGGATGACCCCCGTGAGCAAAATTAAAATAGTAACAGATTCAACAGTGGATTTGTCTGATGAGAGTATAAAGGAATTCGGTATCGAGGTTGTTCCTTTGACCATCTGTATCGACAATAAAACATATATAGACCGTGTTGATATTACACCTGTTGAGTTTATAGAGAAAATGAAGCAATCCAAGGAGCTCCCTAAGAGCTCGCAGCCATCAACTGGCGCATTTCTAGAGGTTTATGATCGACTGGGCAACGAGGGCTACGAGGTACTCTCCATCCATATGACTGGAGGAATGAGTGGTACTGTCCGCTCAGCCTCTATAGCTGCAGAGATGTCAGAAACGAATGTCAGAGTTGTAGATTCCCGTTATATTTCCAAGGCGTTATCCTTTCAGGTACTAGAAGCGGCGACCATGGCGAGGGAAGGCAGGAGCATGGTAGACATTGTGGCCCGACTTGAGGAAATTCGGCTGCAAACCCAGCTTTACGTCGTAGTGGATACGCTAGATAATCTGGTCAAGGGCGGCAGGATTGGCAAAGGGAGAGCGTGGATAGGCTCCTTGCTTAAGATCAAAATCATCGCGTCGCTTGCGGGTGGGGAGTATACTCCTGTTGCCAAGGTAAGAAGCCGTGCACATATCATTACGTACCTTGCGAAGCAATTCACAGAGGATGTGAAGGGGAAAACGATCAAGGGCGTCGGGATCGTTCATGCAGAAGGCTTTGAACTGGCGACTAAGCTGAAGGAAGCTATTATAGAATTGACGGGCTACGATAAAATCAATATTGAGGACACGACACCTGTTATTAGTACACACACTGGTGTAGGTGCTATCAGCTTTATGTATTATCTTGAGTAGTTGGCAGGTACTATAAGAAGTTAGTACTATTCCCTATGTCTTATTCCCTATATGATTGCTTTAACGAAACAACAAAGCCATTCATTAGGAGGATAATATCATGGAAAATAATACTACAAACGTAAATCATACTGCTAACGTAAATCATACACCTAGACGTGCAAACTTTTATCGCCGCCGGAATACACCAACTTATACTTTTATGGCTTGGGGTGCATTTATTCTTGCTTTCGGATTTGAGTTTGGTGGAATCTATTCCTTGAAACAACCGCTTTCTGTCAGAGGTTATTACGCAGCAGTCGCTATTCTACTCATTATTACTTCCTTCGTTCTTCAGAAGGTCATAAGAGATAACGACGAGGACAATTATCTTAGAGAGCAGAACTATCAGCACCGCAAGCGGAATACGTCGGCATTCACATTTTTATCTTGGATCGGCTTCATTCTTGCCATTCTGTTCGAATTCATAGGACTAACAACATTGGAAGAGCCGTTCTACGTTGTAGGCTACTACGCAATTGCAGCTGCATTCCTAATTGTCACTAGCCTAGTGCTTCAGAAGACAGTTCGTGATAATGAGGAAGATAAAATAAACAACGACAATTACGAAGCATAATGTGGTAAAATAATACAGAATAAATCCTCTCCCTAAGCATTCGTTGAATGTCAGTGAGAGGATTTTTTATTAGTGAGTTTAACGATTCCCCATGAATTGATTTGAAAGGGAGATAAACCATTGAAAAATGTAACAGTACTACATTACGATGCCTTTTCAGATCAACCCAATAAAGGGAATCCTGCGGGAGTCGTATTGGATGCTTCACAGTTGAGCGAGAAGGATATGCAATCCATTGCTTACGAGGTCGGCTTCAATGAAACAGTGTTTGTAGTGGACTCACAAGTAGCTGATTTGAGATTAAGATATTTTACCCCGGGACATGAGATAAACCTATGTGGGCATGCAACTATGGCATAGATGAAGACAAACCTATCGTTTATGGAAGCACGGGAGCATGGACATTATTAATCCCAATTAAAAATATAGAAAGCTTTAGTAAAATGAAGCCAATAAACGCAATGTTCCCAGAGATTTTAACTGAGCTGCCTAAATCATCAATCCACCCGTTTTGCTTGCAAGCCTATGATTTGAAATCATTTATGCACGCTAGACATTTCTCTTCCCCCTTCTCCGGAACAATCGAAGATCCAGTTACAGGGACTGCATCAGGGGTTATGGGGTCTTATTTCTTAAAATTTCTTAATCCAAGCTTAGACTCAATTGTGTTTGATGTGGAACAGGGACAGGAAGTAGGGAAAGAGGGCAGAGTGCACGTCGAAGTAAACCGAGCAGAGTCCGATCTGTTGGAAGTGTTTATTTCTGGAACAGCAGTTTATGTAAAAGATTTACACATTGAGTATGTGTAATTGGTGGCTTCTAAAAGCCGCATTCGAAATGGCTACCTGCTGAGGTGAGCCATTTTTGTATATTTTAGTGCTCTTAAGCCAGTCTAACGGAGTAGCTCATAACGAGCGCTGTTGAGAGGGTAAGGAGAGGATAGGTATACAACAGAATAATGTCACTTCAAATAGCAGTAAGCTGGATAAACAGACTGTGCTGCTGCTGGTAGTTAATGGCCTTTTTATTACTGCGAATGCTTTGTCGGGAACCTTTTTAGGTGTGTATTTGTGGAAAGAAAGCAGCGATTTTGTTTTGCTTGGCTGGTTTACATTGCTTACACATGTCTTCATGGCACTGACATTCTGGATAGCGGGAAACGGTGTCAAAGAAGGCAACAAAATGATTATTCTGAGAGCTGGCATAGGCGTATCCGCCGCGTTCTATGGTCTAGTGCTTCTGCTTGGCAAGAGCGCAATCCAATATTTTTGGCTGCTAGGTGTCGTTCAGGGGATTGCATTCGGGCTGTTTTGGTTGACCTTTAACGTCATTTATTTCGAAGCAACGAATGCAGCTAACCGCGATCGCTTTAATGGATGGGCAGGAGTTATCGGCTCAATTGTTGGCATGATTGCTCCTTGGTGTTCGGGATTTTTGATTTCACGGATGGCGGGCGAGAGTGGATATCGGGTCGTATTTATGATTTCATTTGGGTTATTTTTAGCGGGGATTGGGGTTAGCTTTCTCTTGCACAAAAGAACGACAGAAGGGAGCTACGATTGGCTGCTAACGCTTCGAGCT
This portion of the Cohnella abietis genome encodes:
- a CDS encoding DegV family protein gives rise to the protein MSKIKIVTDSTVDLSDESIKEFGIEVVPLTICIDNKTYIDRVDITPVEFIEKMKQSKELPKSSQPSTGAFLEVYDRLGNEGYEVLSIHMTGGMSGTVRSASIAAEMSETNVRVVDSRYISKALSFQVLEAATMAREGRSMVDIVARLEEIRLQTQLYVVVDTLDNLVKGGRIGKGRAWIGSLLKIKIIASLAGGEYTPVAKVRSRAHIITYLAKQFTEDVKGKTIKGVGIVHAEGFELATKLKEAIIELTGYDKINIEDTTPVISTHTGVGAISFMYYLE
- a CDS encoding cysteine hydrolase family protein gives rise to the protein MKAIIVIDYTVDFVVGNLPVGQPGIDIEQRIVQLTKQFAEQKDFIVMAVDLHEEEDVFHPETKLFPPHNIRGTAGRDLYGQLGSWYSDNKQLVYWMDKTRYSAFCGTDLELQLRTRGIEEIHLVGVCTDICVLHTAVDAYNKGFRIVIHQDAVASFNQPGHDWAIGHFEQTLGATVVSK
- a CDS encoding MFS transporter; amino-acid sequence: MLLLVVNGLFITANALSGTFLGVYLWKESSDFVLLGWFTLLTHVFMALTFWIAGNGVKEGNKMIILRAGIGVSAAFYGLVLLLGKSAIQYFWLLGVVQGIAFGLFWLTFNVIYFEATNAANRDRFNGWAGVIGSIVGMIAPWCSGFLISRMAGESGYRVVFMISFGLFLAGIGVSFLLHKRTTEGSYDWLLTLRALRKPHASWRPIVVALAAQGLRESIFGIIIGVLVYIQTGSELQLGNFALITSAVGFVSFYVVGKWLKPAWRGWGMLIGSILITIVIVPFFFGISYTTLLIFGIGVALFLPLYTIPMTSAVFDIIGKNEESARQRVEYIVMRELALNAGRIVGMVIFIVTLYISSAPTVINWMLLITGSSPLLSWLFMRNNLKNA
- a CDS encoding nicotinate phosphoribosyltransferase, coding for MNETNLTLHTDKYQINMMYAHWKQGSMNEKVVFEAYFRKLPFGNGYAVFAGLERMVKYISSLAFGDDEIAFLRTQEEQYEEEFFEELRRFRFTGNLFAMQEGTLVFPNEPLFRIEARVFEAQLIETAMLNFMNYQTLIATKASRIQRVAKGDKLLEFGTRRAQEADAAVWGARATYIAGFHATSNMRAGMMFGIPTSGTHAHAWIQGHDSEVEAFRKYAEVMPDHVTLLVDTYDTLKSGVPNAIIIAKELEQRGKKLKGIRLDSGDLAYLSKRARAMLDEAQLPYVKIVASNDLDENIISELKAQGAKIDIWGVGTQLITAFDQPSLGGVYKLVAREKEEGYVPVIKISGNPEKISNPGIKEVFRIINKQTGMAEADYMSLPDESDFPNGEAIKLVDPLHPHMVKKIESYEAIPLLQPIFKNGKLEYRLPSLEEIRSYHQKQMALFWPEYLRKLNPEMYRINFSPAILELRMKLLKQYQH